In Roseimicrobium gellanilyticum, one genomic interval encodes:
- a CDS encoding aldolase/citrate lyase family protein yields the protein MPPLQEPRVATPPFTLTLLTKDTAWAAAADAAGVTRVGVDIERMGKIQRQGFVPDARISDHTLADLIPIAKVLHHARAFVRINPLHSTTREEVERALQAGARSLMLPQFRNASEVREFVGMVAGRAETLLLLETKECLEDLDAIFAIAEVDEVMVGLNDLSLALGMRHPMQLVASPTLDDIAARARKAGRAFGFGGVASPDVSESVPVPPDLVLARHAALGSHSAWIARSFHKRLTPNTFGDAVRRLQSRLNFWFTRSKEHVEDAGRELREHLHHLYLHESSRS from the coding sequence ATGCCCCCTCTCCAAGAACCGCGCGTTGCAACGCCTCCATTCACGCTGACCTTGCTGACCAAGGACACCGCGTGGGCGGCGGCTGCGGACGCCGCCGGTGTGACTCGTGTGGGAGTCGATATTGAGCGCATGGGCAAGATCCAGCGTCAGGGCTTCGTTCCCGATGCCCGCATTTCCGACCACACGCTGGCGGATTTGATCCCCATCGCCAAAGTCCTGCACCACGCACGCGCGTTTGTGCGCATCAATCCTCTTCACTCCACGACCCGTGAGGAGGTGGAGCGAGCCCTTCAAGCGGGCGCCCGGTCTCTCATGCTGCCTCAGTTTCGCAATGCCTCGGAGGTACGGGAGTTTGTGGGCATGGTGGCGGGGCGTGCGGAAACGTTGCTCCTGCTGGAAACAAAAGAGTGCCTTGAGGATCTGGATGCCATCTTTGCCATCGCCGAAGTAGATGAAGTGATGGTCGGGCTCAATGATCTCAGCCTGGCCCTCGGCATGAGGCATCCGATGCAACTGGTAGCTTCGCCAACGCTGGATGACATCGCTGCTCGTGCGAGGAAAGCAGGACGCGCCTTTGGATTTGGAGGCGTGGCCAGCCCGGACGTGTCGGAATCCGTGCCTGTGCCACCTGATCTGGTGCTGGCCCGTCACGCCGCCCTGGGCTCCCACTCCGCGTGGATTGCCCGGAGCTTTCACAAGAGATTGACTCCAAACACCTTTGGTGACGCGGTGCGCAGACTGCAGTCGCGACTTAATTTTTGGTTCACACGCTCGAAGGAGCACGTGGAAGATGCAGGCAGGGAGCTGCGCGAGCATCTCCATCATCTGTACTTGCATGAGTCATCCAGATCGTGA
- a CDS encoding cupin domain-containing protein: protein MAGGILKEARARQTLDKDWDPISPPPIDGVYVKDVKNVIYRGGVLTELYRPEWFAEESFPIGHVVHVSLLPGLVTQWHCHHVQRDIVFPVRGFLRIGLYDARQDSPTQGKSFAMNFNLHRPRYLHIPPGVWHSLKNIGTDEAVYIVLNDVPFEYENPDDWTLAPDSPALPSGLL, encoded by the coding sequence AGCCCGCGCCCGGCAGACCTTGGACAAGGATTGGGATCCCATCTCACCGCCACCCATCGATGGCGTGTATGTGAAAGATGTGAAGAACGTCATCTACCGCGGCGGCGTGCTCACGGAACTCTATCGACCGGAGTGGTTTGCCGAGGAATCCTTCCCCATAGGCCATGTGGTACACGTCTCACTGCTGCCCGGCCTGGTGACGCAGTGGCACTGCCACCATGTGCAGCGCGACATTGTTTTTCCCGTCAGAGGATTTCTTCGCATCGGCCTGTACGATGCACGCCAGGACTCCCCCACCCAGGGCAAATCCTTTGCCATGAATTTCAATCTACACCGTCCCCGGTACCTGCACATCCCACCCGGCGTGTGGCATTCCTTGAAAAACATCGGCACGGATGAGGCCGTATACATCGTGCTCAATGATGTGCCCTTTGAATACGAAAATCCAGACGACTGGACGCTGGCCCCGGATTCGCCCGCGCTGCCGTCAGGACTGCTCTGA